Part of the Triticum urartu cultivar G1812 chromosome 2, Tu2.1, whole genome shotgun sequence genome, TGCACCACATGTTTTGCCATGTGACACCAGGCTTTTCCGAGGTAATACTCGACATATATGTTTGCCGAGCACCGGTGCATGACAAACAATTCTGTCAGGGATTCCTATGGGCTACCATGTATCTCGTAGTTTGCCAAGTGTCAAGCACGAGCTGCTTGGCATATCCTCTTTGCCGGGTACCGGTGCTCAACAAGCAGTTTTGCTACGGATTCCTAGGGTCTGCCACGTGTCTCATAGTTTGCCAAGTGTTACCCATGGGCCACTTGGCATATCCTCTTTGCCGAGTGCTCTACCAAAGACCCTTGGCAAACCTCCTACACCGAGCAGTGCCATTTGGCCCCGCTTTTCCATATTGGTCTTAGCTTCATGGGTGGTCTTTGATGGTGTTGTTTGGTAGTGTGGACAGCGACGATTCGTGTTTTTTGGTTTCTTGTCTACTTCTCCGTCCGCCGAAGCATAACGAGTTTTGGCTTTCTTGGAGAGCTAGTGAGAGGCCTCAATAATTATACTCTATAGCTAGATCTGCTCACCAGTGCGTCGTCGCCAACATCTTTGTCTCCAACCGGCGACTTTCTAGAACTACGTCAACAACGACACTCTTATCCTAGCTCCGAGAGTGTCCAAAGATTCAGAGGGATGTCGGGCTTGCCCACAGCGCGCGGCCGACAAGTGCAAGAGAAAAACAACGTCGTTGTACCAAACGACTGTGTGTGTTATTTTCTAGTTTTTAATGATGGCCTTGTAAGGGTCGGATGACTATAATATATGGTGTTGGCCTTCTCTTCTTAAAAATTTGCCATGACCGGCCTTCCTAGAACGGAGACACATCTCTGCGCCCATATACACACATACCCGCAAGTATATGAAACTGAAAAATGTGCGCGGTAAAGACGACTTTGAACGCTACAAAATTTTCATGCTACATGCATGTCGCTCATGTATTTACTTGATTCCACGTTGTGAACCAAAATTAGACAGATTTACTGTATGGAAGCTAGATTTGCATATTTCCAAAACAATCAGGCTTTCAAAACAGGATTTTTTTTCCAATTTTTATATGGGTCTAAGAAACTAGAGAGGAGGGAGTACGATGCACAATAAGCATCCACATATTTGGACGGCCTGTAATAATAAAACAAAAAGGGAAATTTTGTAGCACCACGGCCTTTTCTGTTTATTTTTTCCATAAATATTTGTCGCACAAGCTCATGCTATGACAAATTTTGTTACACAACATGCAATGACATATAATGACTTCATTTGGTCAACTTAAACCTGGCCGTTTTTGTAAACCTGACTTTGTTAAATACTCCTGCCGTTCTATAATTCAAACTATAACCACGACAAAAGTTATGGAAAAGAGGGAACAGATTTGACTAGGACATACATCATCCGCGGTGGTGCATCATAGTGTAGCCACATACAATATTGCAATgtcaactactccctccgtctactCTCTCAGGAAAAAAAAACACTCATGTTTTGCTGACTTGACATGGCATTAAATAAAATTAAGAGAGAAACATAAGAGTACGAGCTCGTGGGTCATCCATAAACAACCTGGATCAAGGCCATATATAAAAACAACCAGATATAGATCTTTGCAAGGTCGTCGAGCCTACATGCATGCCTAAATTATTGTCAACGGGCTGTTGGCGCCGCCTCCATGCAGCaccgcttcttcttcctcctctcaaCCCTCTCTTCTCTCTTTGTTTCGCTCACGAGCACACGGATGGAAAACACTCAAGAGAAACACATACACACACAAGCAACAAGAGAAATCTAATGGCTTTGCAAAGGCACTCCGTTGATGGCACACCGTCGCTACATCTTTACATGAGCCCTCACGGCTCCACTTTTCTCATTCATCAGTCCAACTTAAATACTCAGTACAGTGACCCACACGTAGCAAAGGCAGCTACCTGCCcggttctcatgtcatgcaccaCACGACTTGATCCACTAACCAACTAACTCACCCACTAACAAACTCCATGCGGCCACTCTCCGTCACGCACGCCCAGCTAGCTACCTGGAATATCTCCATGGCCTATGTGACGTGACTAACAAACTATGCATGCATTTGACTCGGCTAAACACACTGACCTACACACAAAATACTAGCTTGCATTAACACACATGAAAGCGTCTCTATGTATGCACATTGCCGCAGCTACTACCATATGCATGACTTGAAAAACATGAAATAATCTATCACCAAGATTAACCTAACACGGGCTACCAGTGCTTTGTGCTTTGGGTCGCTGTAATTGTGCAATTtgtcctctttttttcttcttacGTTTCTCATAAAAACTGCCAAGTACTCCACGCTAGCCAAACCAGCCACCATCCCAAACAGAGAAGGAAATTAGAGGCAACCAGAACAACCATTAGCTTTCTTGCTTTCTTATTAGAACAACCTTAGCTAGGCATATTGGTACGGAAGGAGTAACCAAGCACTCACATTGACAACGAAACATATCAGAAATCATAACATAACGTATTCGTAGGTAGcgattactccctccgttcccaaatataagtcaTTTTAaggatttcaacaagtgactacatacgaagcaaaatgaatgaatctataTTTTAAAATATGTCTCCATACATCCTTATGTAGTAGTCTATTTGAAATGATTAAAAcaacttatatttaggaacgtaGGCAGTACATGTTAGTAGATTGCTACTTAGTACATCCACTGGAATCATGGAGCCCTTTATTAGGAGGCGCCTAGTGAAAACTCTACGAAACACAAATGATGTGGAATAGTGAAATGAAGAGATTGGAAATGTGTGATGGGCTCCGATTCTAGCTTGTTCGAAAAGGAAATTTAGGGGTATCCGGCACTGCCGGATCCGGATCCGCTACCTCCACCATTGCCGAACCCACCATTGTTGctgccaccaccgccgccacccgTTCCAGCACCGGTTCCGGTGGCATAGCCTTGACCATAGGAACCAGTGCTACCAGTCTGTCCGCCCCCAATGCCAGAGCCAGAACCAACTCCCATGCTTGGACCTTGAGCTACACCTCCACCTTGGCCACCACCGTTGCCGCTGCCACTTCCACTGGCATTGCCTCCAGTAGTGTCATCGCTGGCGGCCTGTCCACCTCCAGCACCATTACCACCTCCACTTCCACCGTCGCCACCACCACCGCCAGTGCCAGCACCTCCAGCATCAGAGTAGCTGACACCACCAGCAGAAGGAGCTACAGCCGGGGCAGTTGCTATGCCACTCTCAGCTTCTCCTTTGCCAGCACCACTTCCAACTCCAGATCCGCTTGACCCATTTGCACCACCACCtgcacccccacccccaccctgACCATCAGCATTGGCGTACCCACTGCCACTAGGGGCTGACGCCGAGCCACTCGAACCAACACCGTTGCCACCGCCAGAGCCGGAACCAGATCCGGATCCGCCTTGAGAACCACCGCCAGCACCATTCCCCCCTCCTCCACCAGCTCCCTTGGCAAAGTTATACTTGTTATTGGCATCTCCACCACTCTCGCCATATCCCAAGCCACCACCTCCTCCGGCCCCATGGCCCCATCCACTCCCAGTCCCATTCGACGagccgcctccgcctcccccGCTTCCACCTCCAGAACTGGAAGAGCTAGCGAGCATCCTCGAAGCATTGGTGAACCCAATGCTCACGAGAACAACAAAGCCAAGAGCTACAAGCTTAGTGCTAGTAGCCATTGTGAGTGAGCTCGGTGTAGTGTGAGATGGATTGGGTGTTGAAAGAAGAGAGGGCTGCGTGGGTTTATATAGTAGTGGAACCGGTGCATGGGTGATGCATGGATGATGAGTATTGGATCTTACACGCAGAAGGCGCGCGAGCTTTGGGTTGTGAACTGAATGAGTGATCCCATGAGAAGTTCACTAATCACAGTAGCATGCATCGTTGATTGCACTCCCACTGCATTCATCGATCATGCAAATCTGTGCATATCTTTCTTTAATCGGTAATTAATTGGTGAGAACTGGTCAGCTGTAGAAGGGTCAGAAGATACGTATACTGACGCTTGATTGAGATTCCATCTCCTGACAGACAGATTAACTACTGTAATTATTTTCTCTCCACCACATGAAAGAACGCGACTTGCCTTTACTCGATACGCACGCATGAACTGGAAGCCGTGGTTCACAGGGAATCCTTTGACATTGCACTTAATGAATGCCACTTGACCATTATGAATCATGAACACCGCGGATATATGGAGAAAAACAAGATACGTACAGCAAGTACACTTACCGTACGTAAGGCATGTGTTTACTGTAATTACCAACAGAAAATGATGTAATGTTTTTGCTTAAGTAGTGACTCCCCTAACCGTAAGGTTCATGCATTACATTAACACTGGTACTCGTAGAATCACATGAGCTTGATATGCGGAAGATGGAGCCGAGCTCTGACCGCCTATCTGACGTCGTTCTTCGTCGTCCATCGTCGGTGATGCAGTTTGAGAAAGGCTCCAGCTTAGCCCGTAGCTATAGCCACCAGGTGAGTAATCTTATGGTAGACGGCGAAGGAGAGTGTTGACCTAGATTAATTGCATACTACTCCTAGGGTTTAAAGCTAGTAATACAGCTAGCTGCGACCTAGGGTTTAACGCGTCCTCGAAGTTCAGAAATTAGACCACCTACTGTAATATACAGACAGGAACACACTTGGAGTATGCTATTGCTATATTTGGGATCGTTATGGCGACGCAAACGCCGAGAGTTGACCTACCCCAGGCTTAGGACTTCGTATTCGATTCTCCAGCTACCATCTTAACTAGCAGGCGATCTTGAgtatggttaatagtatagccagctgctggctataggCCAGTGTCATGTCATATACAgtccatcttatagccaacatgtataatATTAGATTAAAGAGTGTATTATTTTTTTATTATGTGGCCCATCTTTCATTCTTACAAAGTGTCTAGAGCATGTGCTAGAGTTGTGAAGAGCCTGTTTAccttctctcttctcttttctttcctccaactaagcagaaatatattagtttatttcttatagcccgctgactcagtTTTATTGTACTTGCTTTAATTGACGGGATCCGATCTTTAATATTTTATGATGGATATAGGTAGATTAGCATGTTTCCATTACCGGAGATGTGGTTAATCCATTGCCCCTCCATCGTTGCAGCTCTACACACTACCATCGATGAAATGTGTGGCCTTACTGCCGTGCTCTATGGCTGGAACCCTCCTTCTATGTCATGTCAATCTTTCTCTCTCAGCGATTCTCACCTATTAGAATAATACAAGACACATCATCGATCATTCAAGGACCTAGCACTCACACGAGGAACGACAGAGAGTTAACAAGGTTCATCAATATGGCTACATACATAGAGTCTGACTATGAACACTCAACATGTTTTGCCATGTGACACTTGGCTTTTTCGAGTGTCcatgtgtaacacccacgatgcagctatatctccaaGAGCCCgtttctcttctcttttctcttctctttcctccaactaagcaTAGATATATTATTCTATTCCTTATAGCCTGCCTATGTCATCCTATTATACTACTTGCTATAAGAAGACCATTTTTCTTAATTGGTAATTAATTCATCGTCTATCATGTCAGTACAAAGAACACCGAAGGTTGCAAAAATTACAACCAGGTCGGTAGatcacctagcgacgactacacactagtagaaaacagggctatggtccaggccgggtcagcccattagtcccggttcagtctagaaccgggaccaatgtaggcattggtcccggttcgtgagtccaggggggcggccgggccacgtgggccattggtcccggttcatctgaaccttttggtcccgattggtgggatgaaccgggaccaatgggcctcgctcctggcccaccactattggtcccggttggtggcttgaaccgggaccaaaggctcccctttagtcccggctcatgtcaccaaccgggaccaatgaggtgcctatatataccccctcacgcaagagcagagcacagtgctctgttttttctggctgagggggagagggctttgtggtgctctagctcacctcctatgcacatgaggtgttcgatggaatgcccgagccacactacttaagctttctcctctcgaagctcgacctcgaagctccattttcctcgagatttgtctagatttagcggtccgtcacgccccgtccccatcttcaccgccgtcgatcacccgcgccgatctcatcaccgacaccaccgtggtgagcctcttgttcttatcttctttctgaaaggaaaaatattcttacttgtatgtttagatagatacttgtatcattttcttacatttattattgcatcttatatagtgcgatggttttggtatccgcccccgtcggccctcgtcctgtctatgattcggatgtggtatgtatattatctttataactattggttcatttattgtttatgaaaattatgccgaccaacatgacatagattttatttatctaggatgtatgtgaatcggaaatgccaaccgaccctattgtcgagaggttaaattaagttgaagaagaaaacaatttgttgaaggaaaaaataaaaaaaaattgaggaggagaagatgatattggagttgcatgttgcggatgtcgtcgatgatcacaagatcaagatggatgcaatgcgcttgaagattagaaagattagaaaatatgccattcataccgaggcttggtatcattatgccgttggatcaattgttaccttggttgcgattatgatcgcatttgttttcgcattgaaaagttttatatagtttcaatgtatggtttaattaattagatgctctggagagctatatgttgttagatgagaactatgtatgcactttggttttaatgtgatgatgaacttctattaatttggacacttaattatatataatgcacgcagatgaaccggcaatggatgtacagtgacagacacacccgcgagtacattaagggcgtgcatgagtttctcgatgcggctaaggcaaacaagcagaatggttttatgtgttttcCATGCACTGAATGCGGGAATACacggtcttactctaaccggaaaatccttcactcccacctgctttacaagggtttcatgccacactataatgtttggacgaggcacggagaaataggggttatgatggaagacggcgaagaagaagagtacgatgacaactatgtgccccctgaatacggtgatgctgcaacggggggagctggtgaagatcaagaggaaccagacgatgtgcccaatgatactgccacgggtgaagctgctgaagatcaagaggaaccagacgatgtgcccgatgatgatgatctccgccgggtcattgtcgatgcaaggacgcaatgcattagtcaaaaggagaagctgaagttcgatcgcatgttagaagatgacaaaaaagggttataccccaattgcgaagatggcaacacaaagctcggtaccgtactggaattgctgcagtggaaggcagagaatgttgtggctaacaaaggatttgagaagctactgaaaatattgaagaagaagcttccaaaggataacgaattgcccgacagtacatacgcagcaaagaaggtcgtatgccctctaggattggaggtggagaagatacatgcatgccctaatgactgcatcctctaccgcggtgcatacaaggatctgaacgcatgcccggtatgcggtgcattgcggtataagatcagacgagatgaccctggtgatgttgacggtgagccccccaggaagagggttcctgcgaaggtgatgtggtatgctcctataataccacggttgaaacgtctgttcaaaaacgaagagcatgccaagttgatgcgatggcacagtgagaaccgaaaagaaagatgggaagttgagagcacccgctgacgggtcgcggtggagaaaaatcgagagaaagtactgggatgagtttgcaaaggacccaaggaatgtgtggtttgctttaagcacggatggcattaatcctttcggggagcagaggagcaatcacagcacctggcccgtgactctatgtatgtataaccttcctccttggatgtgcatgaagcggaagttcattatgatgccagttctcatccaaggccctaagcaatccggcaacgacattgatgtgtacctaaggccattagttgaagaacttttacagctttGGAATGttaacggtgtacgtacgtgggatgagcacagacaggaggaatttaaccttaaggcgttgatgttcgtgaccatcaacgattggcccgctctcagtaacctttcaggacagacaaacaaaggataccacgcatgcacgcactgtttagatgacactgaaagtatatacctggacaaatgcaggaagaatgtgtacctgggccatcgtcgatttcttccgaccaaccatcaatgtcgaaagaaaggcaagcatttcaaaggcgaggcagatcaccggaagaagcccgccatgcgcaccggtgatcacgtgcttgctatggtcaatgatttacactacgtaatctttcgaaagggtcccggtggactagctgttccgaatgacgttgagggacacgcacctatgtggaagaagaaatctatattttgggacctaccctactggaaagacctagaggtccgctcctcaatcgacgtgatgcacgtgacgaagaacctttgcgtgaacctgctaggcttcttgggcgtgtatgggaagacaaaagatacacctgaggcacgggaggacctgcaacgtttgcacgaaaaagatggcatgcctccgaagcagtataaaggtcctgccagctacgctcttacgaaagaagagaaagaaatcttctttgaatgcctgctcagtatgaatgtcacgactggcttctcgtcgaatataaagggaataataaatatgccagagaaaaagtttcagaacctaaagtctcatgaccgccacgtgattatgacgcaactgcttccggttgcattgagggggcttctaccggaaaacgtccgattagccattgtgaagctatgtgcattcctcaatgcaatctctcagaaggtgattgatccagaaatcgtaccaaggctaaggagtgatgtggcgcaatgtcttgtcagtttcgagctggtgttcccaccatccttcttcaatatcatgacgcacgtcctagttcatctagtcaaggagattgtcatcctggggcccgtatttctacacaatatgttcccctttgagaggttcatgggagtcctaaagaaatatgtccgtaaccgcgctaggccagaaggaagcatctccatgggccatcaaacagaggatgttatcgggttttgtgttgacttcattcctggccttaacaagataggtctccctaaatcgcggtatgaggggagactgactggaaaaggcactcttggaagagactcaataatatgcagggacggatattcttggtctcaagcacactacacagttctacagaactctacctttgtgaccccgtatgtcgatgaacacaagaacagtctgcgctccaaacacccggagcagtgcgacgactggattacatgtgaacacatcaggactttcagcagttggttggaaacacgtctcagaggtgacaacactgtttgtgatgagttgtacttgttgtccaggggaccatctttgactgtattgacttacaaaggatacgagataaatgggaatacattttacacgatcgcccaagatcaaaagagcaccaaccaaaacagcggtgtccgctttgatgcagcaaccgagagcggaaaggatacatattatggttacatagtggacatatgggaacttgactacggacctaattttaaggtccctttgtttaagtaaaaatgggtcaatctgttaggcggcggggtacaggtagacccacagtacgaaATGACAACAGTGggtctgaaaaatcttgggtacactgacgaaccgttcgtcctagccaatgatgtggcacaggttatctatgtgaaggacatgtctaccaaaccgagaaaaagaaaagataaggaagcgaatacatcatacgatgagccaaagcgccacatagttctttcaggaaaaagggacatcctgggagtggacggcaagacagacatgtctgaagattatgaaaagtttcatgaaattcctcccttcaatgtcaaggttgacccaagcatcctgataaacaatgaagattatccatggttacggcgcaataagcaaatgacacaagcgaagaaaaagtgaagactttctcccgcaactattatgatgataccatgccaaatttgtaacagacgaacatgctaccattgtctgttttgtacatgcacatgctatgtgggtgaaattatgataccatcccaactttcaactttttcagagttcatttgaaatgctttcatgtatTATGGTTCAAGGTTTTATGTGTTGAGGAAAATGGATCAAtatgtcaggaggcggggtacagatagacccacagtacggtatgacaatagtggatctaaacaatcttgggtacacagacgaaccattcgtcctagccaatgatgtggcgcagTTATTGTCcaaaactttgatacttcgaaagtaattgtccattttgtacacgaagtgcatcatgtttttgtcgtaaccctctctactttttggaacatgctttgtggatgaaatgatgataccatgccaactttcaaccttttcagagttcatttttaaatgctttccaatttcagagtcatttagctcaaagaatgaattaatagcaaacagaatgaactactaAACTTTTATGAAAacaaaaacaatcaattaaaatattatgttatgatcaactaaaataaaactataatattcttcaatagcaaaaagaatataatttttgtgacctaaaatcaaactataagtatttaattgtaagtataaataaaaaataaatagcaaaaaagaaaaaaaattctatttttatagtaaagttattcataaactagtgattcacaaaatttttaaaaaatacaaatttaaactattcaaaattttaaaactaatggcactaacagaaagtttataatttttgtgacctaaaatcaaaaagaaatcactagaaaactagaagtatttagttgtaagtataaataaaaaataaatagaaaaaaaattctatttttatagtaaagttattcataaactagtgattcacacaaatttttaaaaattcaaatttaaactattcaaaatttaaaactaatggcactaacagaaagtttataatttttgtgacctaaaagcaaaaagaaatcactaaaaaactgtaagtatttagttttaagtagaaataaaaaaataaaaaaccaaaaaaaatgtagaaataaaaaagaaaaaaccaaaaaaaatgccacctactgggcctccatggcctgaatacgactagaaaccctacatgggccaggattcaggcccgcagaaggcccaataggcccacaggcagtagcaagtttaggcccgaaagcctacattagagaggagctcgaatggggaggcacacccgcgcttataaacaagtgccggcgcccttcagctagcgatgtgggactaaacttttgggtgcggggcagcacaaggccattggtcccggttggtggcaccaaccgggactaaaggggttattggtcacggttcgtggcaccaaccgggaccaatgcccccctttagtcccggttggtgccaccaaccgggaccaaaggccgccgcttcccgcccttttggactgctgaaaattggcctttggtcccgtttcgtggcaccaaccgggaccaaaggggggcattggtcacggttcgtgccacgaaccgggaccattgctCTGGGTATATAAGGTAGCACTTGTGAAAATTTCGCCAACCGCTCCCATTCGCCCCCGACGCCCCAAGGCCGttcgtcgtcatcgtcgccgccccgatcgagcccgtcgtcgcccgctccccgtcgccgtcgccccgcgccgccgtagGCCTTGTCCCCGTCGCTGCTTGCGCtgtcgccggcctcctcctcgtcgctgcGTGCGCCATCTCCAGCCCCCTGCCCGTCGCCCCGTGCGCCGCGTCGCCGGCCTCCCCCGCGCCGTCGCCCCTGTCctgccgtcgccgtcgccctgccccgccccgtcgtcgtcgccccgccccgcccgTCGCCATCGCCCCGCCCCGCCCGTCACCGTCGTCGCGGCCTGCCCGtcaccgtcgccgtcgccctgcccGTTGGTCCGGCCGGCGCCCCTCCCCTGTTTTTTTATATATTATATATGCTTGTGTATATTGCCTCTTTGTGTATATTATGCATATATGTATTGTGTATATTGcttcttttcagattttttttcatatatatgtttgtattttgtatttttcttttttataaaaatgtatatatgttTTTATGTTCTTtgtgtatatatgttcatatatgcaaaagttaggtttaaatatttagaaaaggattatctatatatgttgtctgatttagtacattttaggttactttcatttttagaaaagttttatatatttaggagagggaaaaggaaaataagaagaggaaaaaggagaagaagaggagaggaagaaaaggaagaggagaagaagaaaggaattgaggagaagaagaaaaaatagaattttttttctattttttcttcttctcctctattcctttcttcttctcctctttttttcttcttttttttcttcgatcttctccccctcccgataggaaagttttatatagaaagttacaattttagaaaagttttatatatgcaaaagttacaattttagaaaaagaaggataggaaagaagaaaataagaagaggaaagaaagaagaagaggagaggaaaagaagaggagaaataaataagaagaagaaaaaagaagaaaaagaagaggagaagaagaaaggaatagtggagaagaagagaaaatagaacatattctattttctcttcttctccactattcctttcttcttctcctcttttttttcttcttttttttcttcgatcttctcctctagccattcctttcttcttctcctctattttcttcttcttcttcttcttcttctccttcttcttcttcttaatttttatcgggaacgagggtgtcgagcatcgccgaggggtcgagggtcgggaactagggtagagggtcgagggtcgttaaggggtcaagggtcgagggtttcagggtcgagggttcgagggttctatagggtcgagggtcgagggttccagcaGGGTCGTCtgggggtcgagggttccagggtcgtcgagggttcaaggggtcgaggatcgccgaggggtcgagagaggtttcctagtgtcaaagtattgaagaaatccatgccttcatcattagctgGAAGTAatcagggcatgttggtacgaagttctgcaaagttgttctggaatggagtcccggatagaataatccgccttttggtacgaattcagaaaaggccttccaaatagcgatattcggaaggctcttgctgaactttgtaccaaaaagcgaattatcctatctgggactccgttccagaacaactttgaagagcttcgtaccatcatgcacatgttactttttcctaatgatgaagacatggttttgttgaatcctttgacactacgcaacctcccaaaccctcggcgatcctctcgaacatgagaggaagaagaggatcaaaaaagaagaagaagaagaaaaaaaagaggagaa contains:
- the LOC125541171 gene encoding glycine-rich cell wall structural protein 2-like gives rise to the protein MATSTKLVALGFVVLVSIGFTNASRMLASSSSSGGGSGGGGGGSSNGTGSGWGHGAGGGGGLGYGESGGDANNKYNFAKGAGGGGGNGAGGGSQGGSGSGSGSGGGNGVGSSGSASAPSGSGYANADGQGGGGGAGGGANGSSGSGVGSGAGKGEAESGIATAPAVAPSAGGVSYSDAGGAGTGGGGGDGGSGGGNGAGGGQAASDDTTGGNASGSGSGNGGGQGGGVAQGPSMGVGSGSGIGGGQTGSTGSYGQGYATGTGAGTGGGGGGSNNGGFGNGGGSGSGSGSAGYP